One genomic region from Granulicatella adiacens ATCC 49175 encodes:
- a CDS encoding adaptor protein MecA produces MEMERINDDTFLLRIENQDLIDRGTSIPELLGNPGEIEGFFHSILEEMGVLNQFEDSDGLSFQIMPNPDGLELYVTRIVDMGDESTDERMVRNIVDTIQHSLTDRIGKKRKEDKEEGKISPKPVINTEEQSSTLKPIDMTVVFEDFEDFVSMAKETAGEFDQSVLYRYSGHYFLHVFHQVEKPEEVAAKMALVREYAEFSRISWEVLKEYGEVIMPEAALETGKQYF; encoded by the coding sequence ATGGAAATGGAACGCATTAACGACGATACATTCTTATTACGTATCGAGAACCAAGATCTCATCGACCGTGGTACATCAATACCTGAATTACTTGGAAATCCAGGCGAAATCGAAGGCTTTTTCCATAGTATTTTAGAGGAGATGGGCGTCTTGAATCAATTCGAAGATTCAGACGGATTGAGTTTCCAAATCATGCCAAATCCAGACGGCCTAGAACTCTATGTAACACGTATTGTGGACATGGGAGATGAATCGACAGACGAGCGTATGGTGCGCAATATCGTTGATACGATTCAACATTCTCTAACAGACCGTATTGGGAAGAAGCGTAAAGAGGATAAAGAAGAAGGAAAAATTTCTCCAAAACCAGTGATAAATACGGAAGAACAATCTTCAACATTGAAACCAATTGATATGACAGTAGTTTTTGAAGACTTCGAAGACTTTGTTTCAATGGCAAAAGAAACAGCAGGTGAGTTTGACCAATCTGTTCTTTACCGTTACAGCGGACATTACTTCTTACATGTTTTCCATCAAGTGGAAAAACCAGAAGAAGTGGCTGCGAAAATGGCACTTGTTCGTGAGTATGCTGAGTTTTCAAGAATTTCATGGGAAGTATTAAAAGAATACGGCGAAGTAATTATGCCAGAAGCAGCCTTGGAAACAGGCAAACAATATTTCTAA